In one window of Helianthus annuus cultivar XRQ/B chromosome 17, HanXRQr2.0-SUNRISE, whole genome shotgun sequence DNA:
- the LOC110923204 gene encoding uncharacterized protein LOC110923204, giving the protein MVAVKLHRDGLCIGPTISPMFHSRVRVTVNGFRLDDGPGFDFEFKSTRSSSQPSQTNQHIGLTSQIWSTEDSARFSFAGPFWFGSRFGQQNSTTVNLSRLGQHPSQLGSTDSQLRSNSVNVRLGMS; this is encoded by the exons ATGGTGGCGGTGAAGCTTCACCGCGACGGTCTGTGCATCGGTCCGACCATTTCACCG ATGTTTCACTCACGGGTTCGGGTTACGGTTAACGGGTTCAGACTTGATGACGGCCCAGGTTTCGACTTCGAGTTCAAGTCAACACGGTCAAGCAGTCAACCAAGTCAAACCAATCAACATATTGGGTTGACCAGTCAAATCTGGTCAACAGAAGACTCGGCTCGGTTCAGTTTTGCGGGTCCGTTTTGGTTCGGGTCAAGGTTCGGTCAACAAAATTCAACAACGGTCAACCTCAGTCGACTcggtcaacacccgagtcaactcgggtcaacagaCAGTCAACTGAGGTCAAACTCAGTTAACGTAAGGCTCG gaatgtcatag